In one Janibacter cremeus genomic region, the following are encoded:
- a CDS encoding ectoine synthase, which yields MKVVNVNDLDGTEYDIVHGNWQSRRMVLAKDKVGFSFHITILKAGTSSDFWYANHVEAVYVYQGKGTLTDRDTGETYPLEPGVMYMLDDADKHTVTVEEEIHCACVFNPPVTGREVHDENGVYPALSLTED from the coding sequence ATGAAGGTTGTCAACGTCAACGACCTCGACGGCACCGAGTACGACATCGTCCACGGCAACTGGCAGAGTCGCCGCATGGTCCTGGCCAAGGACAAGGTCGGCTTCAGCTTCCACATCACGATCCTGAAGGCGGGGACGTCGTCCGACTTCTGGTACGCCAACCACGTCGAGGCCGTGTACGTCTACCAGGGCAAGGGGACGCTGACCGACCGCGACACCGGCGAGACGTACCCCCTCGAGCCGGGCGTGATGTACATGCTCGACGACGCGGACAAGCACACCGTGACCGTCGAGGAGGAGATCCACTGCGCGTGCGTCTTCAACCCACCGGTCACGGGTCGCGAGGTCCACGACGAGAACGGCGTGTACCCGGCCCTCTCCCTCACCGAGGACTGA
- a CDS encoding small basic family protein → MIPAFGLLVGIILGLVLQPDVPVWMQPYLPIAVIAALDAVFGAVRATLDGIFNDKVFVVSFLSNVLVAAFIVFLGDQLGVGSQMSTGVVVILGVRIFSNVASIRRHLFKA, encoded by the coding sequence ATGATCCCCGCGTTCGGCCTGCTGGTCGGGATCATCCTCGGCCTCGTCCTGCAGCCCGATGTCCCCGTGTGGATGCAGCCGTACCTGCCCATCGCGGTCATCGCCGCCCTGGACGCGGTCTTCGGCGCCGTCCGTGCCACGCTGGACGGCATCTTCAACGACAAGGTCTTCGTCGTCAGCTTCCTGTCGAACGTCCTGGTGGCCGCCTTCATCGTCTTCTTGGGCGACCAGCTCGGCGTCGGCTCCCAGATGTCGACGGGGGTCGTGGTCATCCTCGGTGTGCGGATCTTCTCCAACGTGGCCTCCATCCGGCGGCACCTCTTCAAGGCATGA
- a CDS encoding cysteine hydrolase family protein yields the protein MNDQQTSTHDDNARGAAPWRGRPDRTGVVVIDMQEAYFEAAALKERRQQIVAHCETVLAWARDLGLPVINVVTQHRRDRSTWTLNMLEDEQGYLFEGDAHTATLHELDLGDATTVVKTRDDAFIGTDLHEIVAGLGLDALVVVGVSTHTCVAATAAHAFAVQLEVVLVRDAIGSHRPELHELALDMLRDEYRLPVLDAEQLRRVPVR from the coding sequence GTGAACGACCAACAGACATCGACCCACGACGACAACGCCCGGGGGGCCGCGCCCTGGCGCGGGCGCCCCGACCGCACCGGCGTCGTCGTCATCGACATGCAAGAGGCCTACTTCGAGGCGGCCGCGCTCAAGGAGCGCCGGCAACAGATCGTCGCCCACTGCGAGACCGTCCTCGCGTGGGCGCGTGATCTGGGGCTGCCGGTGATCAACGTGGTCACGCAGCACCGGAGGGACCGCTCGACCTGGACACTGAACATGCTCGAGGACGAGCAGGGTTACCTCTTCGAGGGCGACGCGCACACCGCCACCCTCCACGAGCTCGACCTCGGCGACGCCACGACGGTGGTCAAGACCCGCGATGACGCCTTCATCGGCACCGATCTGCACGAGATCGTCGCCGGGCTGGGCCTCGACGCACTCGTGGTCGTCGGGGTGTCGACCCACACGTGCGTCGCGGCGACGGCCGCCCACGCCTTCGCCGTCCAGCTCGAGGTGGTCCTGGTGCGCGATGCGATCGGATCGCACCGACCGGAGCTGCACGAGCTCGCCCTCGACATGCTGCGTGACGAGTACCGGTTGCCGGTGCTGGATGCAGAGCAGCTACGGCGGGTCCCCGTCCGCTGA
- the nhaA gene encoding Na+/H+ antiporter NhaA produces MTDPETTSTSRLAPHELWRGVRENARSDAFGGGLLLVATVFALVCANTPAVEMYESLRDTHLGPSALHLDLSVGEWAADGLLAIFFFVVGLELKEEFVAGKLRDPKTAALPIAAAAGGVIVPAAIYFAITMSAGGEALQGWAIPTATDIAFAVAVLAVVARGLPSALRVFLLTLAIVDDLIAITIIAVFYAQGLQLQWLLLALVPLALFTVLVQRGVLAWWLLVPLGFATWALVHLSGIHATVAGVLLGFTVPVVATARARVLSYTTEEGEPVYNGLTAYLADQWGIFSTLVAVPVFAFFSAGVTVGGIAGMTKALQDPITIGIILGLVVGKPIGIVGTTFLLSRLPAFQLDSDLSWPDMVGMGFVAGVGFTVSLLVGELAFGSSSVADEHVKIGVLLGSFTAAVCGAAILGVRARRSTGDAVAAS; encoded by the coding sequence ATGACCGATCCCGAGACGACCTCCACGAGCAGGCTCGCGCCCCACGAGCTGTGGCGCGGTGTCCGCGAGAACGCCCGCAGCGACGCCTTCGGCGGCGGCCTCCTTCTCGTGGCGACGGTGTTCGCCCTGGTGTGTGCCAACACTCCTGCCGTCGAGATGTACGAGTCCCTGAGGGACACCCACCTCGGCCCGTCGGCGCTCCACCTCGACCTGTCCGTCGGGGAGTGGGCCGCTGACGGCCTGCTGGCGATCTTCTTCTTCGTCGTCGGTCTGGAGCTGAAGGAGGAGTTCGTCGCGGGCAAGCTGCGCGACCCGAAGACGGCCGCCCTGCCGATCGCTGCGGCGGCTGGTGGCGTCATCGTCCCGGCAGCGATCTACTTCGCCATCACCATGTCCGCCGGGGGCGAGGCGCTGCAGGGCTGGGCGATCCCGACCGCCACCGACATCGCCTTCGCCGTGGCGGTCCTGGCCGTGGTGGCTCGCGGCCTCCCGTCGGCGCTGCGGGTCTTCCTGCTCACCCTGGCGATCGTCGACGACCTCATCGCGATCACGATCATCGCCGTCTTCTACGCCCAGGGACTGCAGCTGCAGTGGCTGTTGCTCGCACTCGTCCCGCTGGCACTCTTCACGGTTCTCGTCCAGCGCGGGGTGCTCGCCTGGTGGCTCCTGGTGCCCCTGGGCTTCGCCACCTGGGCCCTGGTGCACCTCTCGGGGATCCACGCCACCGTGGCGGGAGTCCTTCTCGGCTTCACCGTGCCGGTCGTGGCCACGGCCCGAGCCCGGGTGCTCAGCTACACGACCGAGGAGGGCGAGCCGGTCTACAACGGGCTCACTGCCTACCTGGCGGACCAGTGGGGCATCTTCTCCACCCTCGTGGCCGTGCCGGTCTTCGCCTTCTTCTCCGCCGGCGTCACGGTCGGCGGGATCGCGGGGATGACCAAGGCGCTGCAGGACCCGATCACCATCGGCATCATCCTCGGTCTCGTCGTGGGCAAGCCGATCGGCATCGTCGGGACCACCTTCCTGCTCAGCCGGCTCCCCGCCTTCCAGCTGGACTCGGACCTGAGCTGGCCCGACATGGTCGGGATGGGGTTCGTCGCCGGTGTCGGGTTCACCGTCTCGCTGCTCGTGGGTGAGCTCGCCTTCGGCAGCTCCAGCGTCGCCGACGAGCACGTGAAGATCGGGGTCCTCCTGGGCTCCTTCACCGCAGCCGTCTGCGGCGCGGCCATCCTGGGCGTCCGCGCGCGCCGG
- a CDS encoding bifunctional nuclease family protein: MKPLDVLGVRVEMPTSQPIVLLRERDGGRHVPIWIGAAEATAIAYAQEGVEPPRPLTHDLLVDVIAAVGRELSTVRIDAVLEGVFHATLVLDDGTEISARTSDGVALALRTGAEIVATDQVLDEVGIESTDDDEDEVAKFKEFLDEVSPEDFEEPGTES, translated from the coding sequence GTGAAACCGCTCGACGTCCTCGGTGTCCGGGTGGAGATGCCCACCTCCCAGCCGATCGTGCTCCTGCGTGAGCGCGACGGTGGTCGACACGTGCCGATCTGGATCGGCGCGGCGGAGGCCACCGCGATCGCCTACGCGCAGGAGGGGGTGGAGCCGCCTCGTCCCCTGACCCACGACCTGCTCGTCGACGTGATCGCCGCCGTCGGCCGCGAGCTGAGCACGGTGCGGATCGACGCGGTCCTCGAGGGTGTTTTCCACGCCACCCTCGTGCTCGACGACGGGACGGAGATCTCTGCGCGGACCAGCGACGGTGTCGCCCTCGCCCTGCGCACCGGCGCCGAGATCGTCGCCACCGACCAAGTGCTCGACGAGGTGGGGATCGAGTCGACCGATGACGACGAGGACGAGGTGGCCAAGTTCAAGGAGTTCCTGGACGAGGTGTCGCCGGAGGACTTCGAGGAGCCCGGGACCGAGAGCTGA
- a CDS encoding DUF881 domain-containing protein has protein sequence MTVQQGEEPLVRPDEPRPPVDESELDYVETKGAHPLARRPDASMTLLTSMLERPLDPGYAAAAERREAAGLPRSSGTRRPMLIAWLLLIGLMIGVSTADLRGDDGARADARARLISQIEDRQEAVEERDGRIRELRAEIATATALLDPDLVGAQQEGVSVASGLVPVAGPGLRVTLDDSPDSRTSADGDPRTGINDEGRVRSKDLQLITNGLWSAGAEAIAVNGQRLTSRTAIRFAGEAILVNFRPLTRPYTIEAIGDPEQMQTNFAESSAGSYMTGLRSNYGIETTLTTQDELELPSATNVRTRAATAIPSGATPPVTPLKKETP, from the coding sequence ATGACCGTCCAGCAGGGAGAGGAGCCTCTCGTGCGACCCGACGAGCCGCGCCCTCCCGTCGACGAGTCCGAGCTGGACTACGTCGAGACGAAGGGTGCCCACCCCCTCGCCCGCCGCCCCGACGCCTCCATGACCCTGCTGACCTCGATGCTCGAACGGCCGTTGGACCCCGGCTACGCGGCCGCGGCGGAGCGGCGCGAGGCGGCCGGCCTGCCGCGCTCCAGCGGTACCCGCCGCCCGATGCTGATCGCGTGGCTGCTGCTCATCGGCCTGATGATCGGGGTGAGCACGGCCGACCTGCGCGGCGACGACGGTGCACGCGCCGACGCCCGCGCCCGGCTGATCAGCCAGATCGAGGACCGTCAGGAGGCGGTCGAGGAGCGCGACGGCCGGATCCGGGAGCTGCGCGCGGAGATCGCCACCGCCACCGCACTGCTGGACCCCGACCTCGTGGGCGCCCAGCAGGAGGGGGTCAGCGTCGCCAGCGGACTCGTCCCCGTGGCCGGTCCCGGCCTGCGCGTCACGCTCGATGATTCCCCCGACAGCCGCACGAGCGCCGACGGCGACCCGAGGACCGGGATCAACGACGAGGGGCGAGTGCGCTCCAAGGACCTGCAGCTGATCACCAACGGACTGTGGAGCGCGGGTGCGGAGGCGATCGCCGTCAACGGGCAGCGACTGACGTCCAGGACCGCCATCCGCTTCGCCGGCGAGGCCATCCTCGTCAACTTCCGCCCGCTGACCCGTCCGTACACGATCGAGGCCATCGGTGACCCGGAGCAGATGCAGACGAACTTCGCCGAGAGCTCGGCCGGCTCCTACATGACGGGGCTCCGCAGCAACTACGGCATCGAGACCACACTGACCACGCAGGACGAGCTCGAGCTGCCCAGCGCCACCAACGTCCGCACCCGCGCGGCGACGGCCATCCCCTCGGGGGCGACGCCTCCGGTGACCCCCCTGAAGAAGGAGACCCCATGA
- a CDS encoding DUF881 domain-containing protein has product MSDDMDDSSAQGPGATGEEPGTKPAAGSTRSSRASWRRIYLMARPRLTRANVFALLLASLLGFALATQVRQTQAEGLEDLRQDELVRILDDVTQNGSRLDEEIAELEEARDRLANSEGNSPEALAAARERAETLGILAGTERATGPGITLRIEDHGGEVDAATLLDTVQELRDAGAEAMQVGDARIIASTWFRDSEEGVVVDGRTLEPPYTFVVIGDPQTMSSAMEIPGGVSESIRSKGGEVTVHEFSSINVEALHSNSSPRYAQPHPEPTDGLQ; this is encoded by the coding sequence ATGAGCGACGACATGGACGACAGCAGCGCCCAGGGCCCCGGTGCGACGGGGGAGGAGCCCGGCACGAAGCCCGCCGCAGGCTCCACGCGCAGCAGCAGGGCCTCCTGGCGCCGGATCTACCTGATGGCGCGCCCGCGACTGACGCGAGCCAATGTCTTCGCCCTCCTGCTCGCGTCGCTGCTCGGATTCGCCCTCGCCACCCAGGTGCGACAGACCCAGGCGGAGGGGCTGGAGGACCTGCGTCAGGACGAGCTGGTGCGCATCCTCGACGACGTCACCCAGAACGGCAGTCGCCTGGACGAGGAGATCGCCGAGCTGGAGGAGGCGCGTGACCGGCTCGCCAACAGCGAGGGCAACTCGCCGGAGGCGCTCGCCGCCGCCCGGGAGCGGGCCGAGACCCTTGGCATCCTGGCGGGCACCGAGCGGGCGACCGGGCCGGGGATCACCCTGCGCATCGAGGACCACGGAGGCGAGGTCGACGCGGCAACCCTCCTGGACACCGTGCAGGAGCTGCGTGACGCGGGCGCCGAGGCCATGCAGGTCGGTGACGCGCGGATCATCGCGAGCACGTGGTTCCGGGACAGCGAGGAGGGCGTCGTGGTCGACGGCAGGACCCTCGAGCCGCCGTACACCTTCGTCGTCATCGGTGACCCGCAGACGATGAGCTCGGCCATGGAGATCCCCGGCGGTGTGTCCGAGTCGATCCGCAGCAAGGGCGGCGAGGTGACCGTGCACGAGTTCTCCTCGATCAACGTGGAGGCATTGCACTCCAATTCATCGCCTCGTTACGCTCAGCCCCACCCGGAGCCGACCGACGGCTTGCAGTGA
- a CDS encoding MalY/PatB family protein — MQRHLLIHDETTCRRRTSIKWRHHDPDVLPLWVAEMDVMPAPPVAAEIRRLVTDGDLGYPVTAPYLEAVARWYARWSAPVDPSRMALVTDAMSGVRAAILSLTDPDDPVYITVPVYPPFHSVVAATGRRKVEVELTAAGRYDVPALEAAFASSPGRGAVLLSNPHNPTGTVPTAAELTDLATAAERHGVAVISDEVHAPLVLPGAQFTPVVSIPEAAGALSVISPAKGWNLAGLKAAAVVGGPDASAAVRGVPRYLAHTASHAGVRAHIAAMDEGQEWLAELVSDLTANRSLLGDLLAEHLPEIRWRPGEATYLAWLDCRALDLGDDPAAHFLRHGRVAFNSGLPFGAGRGHVRLNFAASPEVLDEAVRRMAKALEQPADR; from the coding sequence ATGCAGCGTCATCTCCTGATCCACGACGAGACCACCTGTCGACGGCGCACGAGCATCAAGTGGCGGCACCACGACCCCGACGTGCTCCCGCTGTGGGTCGCCGAGATGGACGTCATGCCGGCACCACCCGTGGCTGCGGAGATCCGGCGGCTCGTCACCGACGGAGACCTCGGGTACCCCGTCACGGCCCCCTACCTCGAAGCGGTGGCCCGCTGGTACGCCCGGTGGTCCGCACCGGTCGATCCCTCCCGGATGGCGCTGGTCACCGATGCCATGAGCGGGGTCAGGGCGGCGATCCTCTCCCTCACCGACCCCGACGACCCCGTGTACATCACGGTGCCCGTCTACCCGCCGTTCCACTCGGTGGTGGCGGCGACCGGCCGGCGGAAGGTCGAGGTCGAGCTGACCGCGGCGGGTCGCTACGACGTACCGGCGCTGGAGGCGGCATTCGCCTCCTCCCCCGGGCGCGGCGCCGTCCTGCTGTCGAACCCGCACAACCCCACCGGCACCGTGCCGACCGCGGCCGAGCTCACCGACCTGGCCACGGCCGCGGAGCGGCACGGGGTGGCCGTCATCAGCGACGAGGTCCATGCGCCGCTGGTGCTCCCGGGGGCGCAGTTCACCCCCGTCGTGTCGATCCCGGAGGCAGCCGGGGCGCTCAGCGTGATCTCACCGGCGAAGGGGTGGAACCTCGCCGGTCTGAAGGCGGCGGCGGTCGTCGGCGGGCCGGATGCCTCCGCAGCGGTCCGCGGTGTGCCCCGGTACCTGGCCCACACCGCCAGCCATGCCGGTGTCCGAGCGCACATCGCGGCCATGGACGAGGGCCAGGAATGGCTTGCCGAGCTGGTCTCCGACCTCACCGCGAACAGGTCCCTGCTCGGTGACCTGCTCGCCGAACACCTGCCCGAGATCAGGTGGCGACCCGGCGAGGCGACCTACCTCGCGTGGCTGGACTGCCGCGCACTCGACCTCGGGGACGACCCCGCCGCCCACTTCCTCCGACACGGACGGGTCGCGTTCAACTCGGGCCTGCCCTTCGGTGCCGGACGCGGCCACGTCCGCCTGAACTTCGCCGCCTCGCCGGAGGTCCTCGACGAGGCGGTGCGCCGGATGGCGAAGGCACTCGAGCAGCCCGCGGACCGATGA
- a CDS encoding FHA domain-containing protein: MSGNQNDQPARQDPATQQFTGIGSSAPADLPESDYHLSREEQATVDALHAGTALLIVLRGPNSGARFLLDDAEVTTGRGPDRDIFLDDVTVSRKHAVFSREENGYAVRDVGSLNGTYVNKERIDQVALRTGDEVQIGKFRLVYYASASTS; encoded by the coding sequence ATGAGCGGCAACCAGAACGACCAGCCCGCACGACAGGACCCGGCCACCCAGCAGTTCACCGGGATCGGGAGCAGCGCACCTGCCGACCTGCCGGAGTCCGACTACCACCTCAGCCGGGAGGAGCAGGCGACGGTTGACGCGCTCCACGCCGGCACCGCCCTGCTCATCGTCCTGCGCGGCCCCAACTCGGGCGCGCGCTTCCTTCTTGACGACGCCGAGGTCACCACCGGTCGCGGACCGGACCGAGACATCTTCCTCGACGACGTCACGGTCTCGCGCAAGCACGCGGTCTTCTCGCGCGAGGAGAACGGCTACGCGGTGCGCGACGTGGGCTCCCTCAACGGGACCTACGTCAACAAGGAGCGAATCGACCAGGTTGCGCTGCGCACCGGTGACGAGGTGCAGATCGGCAAGTTCCGCCTCGTCTACTACGCCAGCGCCTCGACCAGCTGA
- the ectA gene encoding diaminobutyrate acetyltransferase has protein sequence MTIDAAQDQQPPDESPFVLRTPTIADGGAMWRVAKDSRTLDLNTSYAYLLWARDFAATSVVTERDGEVVGFVSGYIRPDAPHTLMVWQVAVDSDQRGHGLAGRMLDHLADTVPGVTSLETTITDDNAASRALFGAFARKRGAEHEEIALFEREHFPDEGHEPEVLHRIGPF, from the coding sequence GTGACCATCGACGCAGCTCAAGACCAACAGCCCCCGGACGAGTCCCCCTTCGTCCTGCGCACACCGACCATCGCGGACGGTGGCGCCATGTGGCGCGTGGCCAAGGACTCCCGCACGCTCGACCTCAACACCTCCTACGCCTACCTGCTGTGGGCGCGGGACTTCGCCGCGACGAGCGTCGTGACCGAGCGCGATGGGGAGGTCGTCGGATTCGTCAGCGGCTACATCCGTCCCGACGCCCCCCACACCCTCATGGTGTGGCAGGTGGCCGTCGACTCCGACCAGCGTGGCCACGGCCTGGCCGGACGGATGCTCGACCACCTCGCCGACACCGTGCCGGGCGTGACCTCGCTCGAGACGACGATCACCGACGACAACGCCGCCTCCCGCGCGCTGTTCGGTGCGTTCGCGCGCAAGCGTGGGGCCGAGCACGAGGAGATCGCCCTGTTCGAGCGGGAGCACTTCCCCGACGAGGGGCACGAGCCGGAGGTGCTGCACCGCATCGGACCGTTCTGA
- the ftsR gene encoding transcriptional regulator FtsR, translating to MPDERIGIGALIAQLEDDFPDVTISKVRYLEAEGLINPSRTASGYRKFSRADVERLRFVLTAQRDRFWPLKVIRERLDAMDRGLSVDDGGGVAPPRSDPQDPVRLDPLPAGARPLRLTATELQEAADIDIATFRELISYGLLPKSSEYYDDADLEVARASGALVAAGIDVRHLRPFKSAAERELGLADHVLGHQALRGRAADAEELDDESVTRRVVEDCLDLHMALVRRGLQTRG from the coding sequence GTGCCCGACGAGCGCATCGGGATCGGCGCCCTCATCGCGCAGCTCGAGGACGATTTCCCCGATGTCACCATCTCCAAGGTCCGCTACCTGGAGGCCGAAGGGCTGATCAACCCATCGCGCACGGCCTCCGGGTACCGGAAGTTCTCCCGGGCGGACGTCGAGCGGCTGCGCTTCGTGCTCACTGCCCAACGGGACCGGTTCTGGCCCCTGAAGGTCATCCGCGAACGACTCGACGCCATGGACCGGGGGCTGAGCGTCGACGACGGCGGCGGTGTGGCTCCTCCCCGCAGCGACCCGCAGGATCCCGTCCGTCTCGATCCGCTCCCGGCCGGGGCACGCCCCCTTCGCCTCACTGCGACGGAGCTGCAGGAGGCCGCCGACATCGACATCGCCACGTTCCGGGAGCTCATCTCGTACGGCCTGCTGCCCAAGAGCAGTGAGTACTACGACGACGCCGATCTCGAGGTGGCCCGCGCCTCGGGCGCCCTGGTGGCCGCCGGGATCGACGTGCGGCACCTGCGTCCCTTCAAGAGTGCGGCCGAGCGGGAGCTCGGGCTGGCCGACCACGTCCTGGGGCACCAGGCACTGCGCGGCAGGGCCGCCGACGCCGAGGAGCTCGATGACGAGAGCGTCACCAGGAGGGTCGTCGAGGACTGCCTCGACCTCCACATGGCGCTCGTGCGCCGGGGACTGCAGACGCGCGGGTGA
- the ectB gene encoding diaminobutyrate--2-oxoglutarate transaminase: MNAANTDIFTTRESEVRSYCRNWPVVFDTAKGPYQYTEDGERYTDFFSGAGALNYGHNNDVLKEALLEYISSDGVTHSMDMYTRAKREFLEAFTEIILAPRGMTHKIQFPGPTGTNAVETALKTARKATGREDVVHFTNAFHGMTLGSLAVTGNAFKRAGAGTPLYHATSAPYDDYLLGETSDFAWLKRIWADSGSGTNLPAAVIVESVQGEGGLKAARGQWLKELQELCREYKVLLIVDDVQAGCGRTGTFFSFEEFGLDPDIITLSKSISGYGLPMALTLMKPEIDDWEPGEHNGTFRGHNPAFVTGAKALRTYWADDTLERNIAARSEQLRSRLEVLAGLAEGSELRGRGLLSGVAFRDVEVAEKIAKAAFTRKLLVETSGPSSEVVKIMPPLTITEDELAAGLDQLEDATREVLGAPERTTA, encoded by the coding sequence ATGAACGCTGCCAACACGGACATCTTCACCACGCGCGAGTCGGAGGTGCGCAGCTACTGCCGCAACTGGCCCGTGGTGTTCGACACGGCCAAGGGTCCGTACCAGTACACCGAGGACGGTGAGCGCTACACCGACTTCTTCTCCGGTGCGGGCGCCCTCAACTACGGGCACAACAACGACGTGCTCAAGGAGGCGCTGCTCGAGTACATCTCCTCGGACGGGGTCACCCACTCCATGGACATGTACACCCGGGCCAAGCGCGAGTTCCTCGAGGCGTTCACCGAGATCATCCTCGCGCCGCGCGGGATGACGCACAAGATCCAGTTCCCCGGCCCCACCGGCACCAATGCCGTCGAGACCGCGCTCAAGACCGCTCGCAAGGCGACCGGGCGTGAGGACGTCGTCCACTTCACCAACGCCTTCCACGGCATGACGCTCGGCTCCCTGGCCGTGACCGGGAACGCCTTCAAGCGCGCCGGCGCGGGGACCCCCCTCTACCACGCGACGTCGGCCCCCTACGACGACTACCTCCTCGGGGAGACCTCGGACTTCGCCTGGCTCAAGCGCATCTGGGCCGACAGCGGCTCGGGCACCAACCTGCCCGCCGCGGTCATCGTGGAGTCCGTCCAGGGCGAGGGTGGCCTCAAGGCCGCCCGCGGCCAGTGGCTCAAGGAGCTGCAGGAGCTGTGCCGCGAGTACAAGGTCCTGCTGATCGTCGACGACGTCCAGGCCGGCTGCGGCCGCACCGGCACGTTCTTCTCCTTCGAGGAGTTCGGCCTCGACCCGGACATCATCACCCTGAGCAAGTCCATCTCCGGGTACGGACTGCCCATGGCGCTGACCCTGATGAAGCCGGAGATCGACGACTGGGAGCCGGGCGAGCACAACGGCACCTTCCGCGGTCACAACCCCGCCTTCGTCACCGGTGCCAAGGCGCTGCGCACCTACTGGGCCGACGACACCCTGGAGCGCAACATCGCCGCGCGGAGCGAGCAGCTGCGCTCGCGTCTCGAGGTCCTCGCCGGTCTGGCCGAGGGCAGCGAGCTGCGTGGCCGCGGCCTGCTCTCCGGCGTCGCCTTCCGCGACGTCGAGGTCGCGGAGAAGATCGCGAAGGCCGCGTTCACGCGCAAGCTCCTGGTCGAGACCTCCGGCCCGTCCAGCGAGGTCGTCAAGATCATGCCTCCGCTGACGATCACCGAGGACGAGCTGGCCGCAGGCCTGGACCAGCTCGAGGACGCGACCCGCGAGGTCCTGGGTGCACCCGAGCGCACCACGGCCTGA
- the gcvH gene encoding glycine cleavage system protein GcvH, with product MSDATYPEDLRYSSDHEWVATTESGRVRVGITHYAQDALGDVVYVSLPEVGDTVEVGDSCGEVESTKSVSDLYAPLAGTVTAVNEALDATPELVNTAPYTEGWMYELELAEGTDTSGLLDAAAYRAEID from the coding sequence ATGAGCGACGCCACCTACCCCGAGGACCTCCGGTACAGCAGCGACCACGAGTGGGTGGCCACGACCGAGTCCGGTCGGGTGCGTGTGGGGATCACCCACTACGCACAGGATGCGCTCGGCGACGTGGTGTACGTCAGCCTCCCCGAGGTGGGCGACACCGTCGAGGTCGGCGACTCCTGTGGTGAGGTCGAGTCCACCAAGTCCGTCAGCGACCTGTACGCGCCGCTGGCGGGCACGGTCACGGCCGTCAACGAGGCACTGGACGCGACCCCGGAGCTGGTCAACACCGCGCCCTACACCGAGGGCTGGATGTACGAGCTGGAGCTCGCCGAGGGCACCGACACCTCGGGTCTGCTCGACGCCGCTGCCTACCGCGCCGAGATCGACTGA
- a CDS encoding MerR family transcriptional regulator has protein sequence MDATNDEGRTPVRTQGVLFDDDLPELSEDIGYRGPAACSAAGITYRQLDYWARTGLVEPSVRGAAGSGSQRLYGFRDILVLKVVKRLLDTGVSLQQIRVAIQHLRERGVEDLAQITLMSDGASVYECTSADEVIDLVQGGQGVFGIAVGRVWREVEGSLLEIPSERMDQAEPAEVPGDELSARRRAKLA, from the coding sequence GTGGACGCCACCAACGACGAGGGCCGGACCCCCGTCCGGACCCAGGGCGTGCTCTTCGACGACGACCTGCCCGAGCTGTCCGAGGACATCGGATACCGCGGTCCCGCCGCGTGCAGTGCCGCGGGGATCACCTACCGACAGCTCGACTACTGGGCCCGCACCGGTCTGGTCGAGCCCTCCGTCCGGGGTGCCGCCGGCTCCGGCAGCCAGCGCCTCTACGGCTTCCGCGACATCCTCGTGCTCAAGGTGGTCAAGCGCCTGCTGGACACCGGCGTCTCCCTCCAGCAGATCCGCGTCGCGATCCAGCACCTGCGTGAGCGCGGTGTCGAGGACCTGGCACAGATCACCCTGATGAGCGACGGCGCGAGCGTCTACGAGTGCACCTCCGCCGACGAGGTCATCGACCTCGTCCAGGGCGGGCAGGGCGTCTTCGGCATCGCGGTCGGCCGGGTCTGGCGCGAGGTCGAGGGCTCGCTGCTGGAGATCCCCAGCGAGCGGATGGACCAGGCGGAGCCGGCGGAGGTGCCGGGGGACGAGCTGTCGGCCCGCCGGCGCGCGAAGCTCGCCTGA